One Pseudomonas brassicacearum genomic region harbors:
- a CDS encoding iron-sulfur-binding ferredoxin reductase, whose product MPELTVAGRHWTVEAGSNLLDALNQSGVPVPYSCRAGSCHACLVQCVGGDVRDGRPDALSPAQRAQGWRLACQCQVVEDVQIHTFDPQRDGQAAQVAAVDWLGPDVLRLRVIPERALRYQAGQHLVLWAGDVARPYSLASLPDEDRFLEFHLDCREPGQFITAARRMKVGDPIRLGELRGGALHYNPDWHDKPLWLLAAGTGLAPLFGLLREALRQQHQGAIRLIHVAHHETGHYLAKPLAALAAKHQHLTVELLTTAEAPQMLAQLRLVSRQTQALACGHPDRVEAFAKRLYLAGLPRNQLLADVFLTRESSAS is encoded by the coding sequence ATGCCTGAGCTGACAGTCGCCGGCCGGCACTGGACGGTGGAGGCGGGCAGTAACCTGCTGGACGCGTTGAATCAGTCCGGTGTGCCGGTGCCCTACAGTTGTCGCGCCGGCAGTTGCCATGCGTGCCTGGTGCAATGTGTGGGCGGCGATGTGCGCGACGGCCGGCCCGACGCCCTGAGCCCGGCGCAACGCGCCCAAGGCTGGCGACTGGCATGCCAGTGCCAGGTGGTCGAGGACGTGCAGATCCACACCTTCGACCCGCAGCGGGACGGCCAGGCCGCCCAGGTGGCCGCGGTGGATTGGCTGGGCCCTGATGTCCTGCGTTTGCGCGTCATCCCTGAGCGGGCGTTGCGTTACCAGGCCGGGCAACATCTGGTGCTGTGGGCCGGCGACGTGGCGCGGCCGTATTCCCTGGCGAGCCTGCCCGACGAAGACCGTTTTCTGGAATTTCACCTCGATTGCCGCGAGCCCGGCCAGTTCATCACTGCCGCCAGGCGCATGAAGGTCGGCGACCCGATCCGTCTTGGCGAACTGCGCGGCGGAGCCCTGCATTACAACCCCGACTGGCACGACAAGCCGCTGTGGTTGCTGGCCGCCGGCACCGGCCTGGCGCCGCTGTTCGGCCTCCTGCGCGAAGCCCTGCGCCAGCAACACCAAGGCGCGATTCGGCTCATTCACGTGGCCCATCATGAGACCGGGCATTACCTGGCCAAACCGTTGGCGGCGCTGGCCGCCAAGCATCAACACCTCACCGTTGAGCTGCTGACCACGGCCGAGGCGCCCCAAATGCTGGCGCAGCTACGGCTGGTTTCGCGACAAACCCAAGCGCTGGCCTGCGGCCATCCCGACCGGGTCGAGGCCTTTGCCAAGCGCCTGTACCTCGCCGGACTACCACGTAATCAACTGCTGGCTGATGTTTTCCTCACCCGCGAGAGCAGTGCAAGCTGA
- a CDS encoding sensor domain-containing diguanylate cyclase, producing MTHNAIQRLLLKRFALAAATYALALVLLWLAFFSGHYLDSLRDVIIGSVLVVLCQAGLFALFITDRNLRFADPSLTEIQVLIGLGWQTWMMAHLDQARGVFLVFYVLILLFGLFHLSRRAFLRCATLVFISFTGITLWDGYFFRLPDPTLAGLQVCVLFIVLVWLVFYARYVQTSRQRMRQRRFALQAHQDTLRGMMRQLEDLVATDELTGLFNRRHFLRLASRELNTLRPGVAHGLALIDLDHFKRINDLHGHAAGDQVLQAFAAVATACLREGDVLARYGGEEFVMLLPACDPSRLTACCERLRLAFTEVELIGLEVGPLSLSAGLTLLEIGDDLDNALQRADQALYRAKRDGRNRCAAAWENVDA from the coding sequence TTGACCCATAACGCCATCCAACGTCTTTTGCTGAAACGCTTCGCCTTGGCAGCCGCGACTTACGCGCTGGCATTGGTGTTGTTGTGGCTGGCATTTTTCAGTGGTCATTACCTCGATTCGTTGCGCGATGTGATCATCGGCAGCGTGTTGGTGGTGCTGTGCCAGGCTGGGCTGTTCGCGCTGTTCATCACCGACCGCAACCTGCGGTTCGCCGACCCCAGCCTCACGGAAATACAAGTGTTGATCGGTCTTGGCTGGCAGACCTGGATGATGGCGCACCTGGACCAGGCCCGGGGCGTGTTCCTGGTGTTCTATGTGTTGATCCTGCTGTTCGGGCTGTTTCACCTGTCCCGCCGGGCCTTTTTGCGCTGTGCGACGCTGGTGTTCATCAGCTTCACCGGCATTACCTTGTGGGACGGCTACTTCTTTCGACTGCCCGACCCCACACTGGCCGGTTTGCAAGTGTGCGTGTTGTTCATTGTGTTGGTGTGGCTGGTGTTTTATGCCCGCTACGTCCAGACCTCCCGCCAACGCATGCGCCAGCGACGGTTTGCCCTGCAGGCGCACCAGGACACCTTGCGCGGCATGATGCGCCAGCTCGAAGACCTGGTGGCCACAGACGAATTGACCGGCCTGTTCAATCGCCGGCATTTCCTGCGCCTGGCGTCCCGTGAACTCAACACCCTCAGGCCGGGCGTCGCCCATGGCCTGGCCTTGATCGACCTCGACCATTTCAAGCGCATCAACGACCTGCACGGCCACGCCGCTGGGGATCAGGTGCTCCAGGCGTTTGCCGCCGTTGCCACGGCCTGCCTGCGCGAGGGCGACGTGTTGGCCCGTTACGGGGGCGAAGAATTCGTCATGCTGCTGCCCGCTTGCGACCCTTCGCGCCTGACGGCCTGCTGCGAGCGCTTGCGGTTGGCGTTTACCGAAGTCGAGCTGATCGGCCTTGAGGTCGGCCCCCTCAGCCTGTCGGCCGGTTTGACCTTGCTGGAGATCGGGGACGACCTGGACAACGCCTTGCAGCGTGCCGACCAGGCGTTGTACCGGGCCAAGCGAGACGGTCGCAATCGTTGTGCCGCCGCCTGGGAGAACGTCGATGCCTGA
- a CDS encoding fumarate hydratase, which produces MTVIKQDDLIQSVADALQFISYYHPVDFIQAMHEAYLREESPAARDSMAQILINSRMCATGHRPICQDTGIVTVFVRVGMDVRWDGATMGLDDMINEGVRRAYNLPENVLRASILADPAGARKNTKDNTPAVIHYSIVPGNTVEVDVAAKGGGSENKSKMAMLNPSDSIVDWVLKTVPTMGAGWCPPGMLGIGIGGTAEKAAVMAKEVLMESIDIHELKARGPQNRIEEMRLELFEKVNQLGIGAQGLGGLTTVLDVKIMDYPTHAASLPVCMIPNCAATRHAHFVLDGSGPASLEAPPLDAYPEIVWEAGPSARRVNLDTLTPEDVQSWKPGETVLLNGKMLTGRDAAHKRMVEMLNKGETLPVDLKGRFIYYVGPVDPVGDEVVGPAGPTTATRMDKFTRQILEQTGLLGMIGKSERGPTAIEAIKDNKAVYLMAVGGAAYLVAQAIKKSKVLAFAELGMEAIYEFEVKDMPVTVAVDSKGESVHITGPAIWQKKISDSLAVEVQ; this is translated from the coding sequence ATGACCGTGATCAAGCAAGACGACCTGATTCAGAGCGTTGCCGACGCCCTGCAGTTCATTTCCTATTACCACCCCGTGGATTTCATCCAGGCGATGCACGAGGCCTACCTGCGCGAAGAATCGCCGGCGGCCCGTGACTCCATGGCGCAGATCCTGATCAACTCGCGCATGTGCGCCACCGGCCATCGGCCGATCTGCCAGGACACCGGCATCGTGACCGTGTTCGTGCGCGTGGGCATGGACGTGCGTTGGGATGGCGCGACCATGGGCCTGGACGACATGATCAACGAGGGCGTGCGTCGCGCCTACAACCTGCCGGAAAACGTCCTGCGCGCATCCATCCTCGCCGACCCGGCAGGCGCGCGTAAAAACACCAAGGACAACACCCCGGCGGTCATCCACTACTCCATCGTCCCGGGTAACACCGTGGAAGTGGACGTGGCGGCCAAGGGCGGCGGTTCCGAGAACAAGTCGAAGATGGCCATGCTCAACCCGTCCGATTCCATCGTCGACTGGGTGCTCAAGACCGTTCCGACCATGGGCGCCGGCTGGTGCCCGCCGGGCATGCTCGGTATTGGCATCGGCGGCACCGCCGAAAAAGCCGCGGTCATGGCCAAGGAAGTGTTGATGGAATCCATCGACATCCACGAGCTCAAGGCCCGCGGCCCGCAGAACCGTATCGAAGAGATGCGCCTGGAACTGTTCGAGAAGGTCAACCAACTGGGCATCGGCGCCCAGGGCCTGGGTGGCCTGACCACCGTGCTCGACGTGAAGATCATGGACTACCCGACCCACGCCGCCTCCCTGCCGGTGTGCATGATCCCCAACTGCGCCGCCACCCGTCACGCCCACTTCGTGCTCGACGGCAGCGGCCCGGCGTCGCTGGAAGCGCCACCGCTGGACGCCTACCCGGAAATCGTCTGGGAAGCCGGCCCATCGGCTCGTCGTGTGAACCTCGACACCCTGACCCCGGAAGACGTGCAGAGCTGGAAACCGGGCGAAACCGTGCTGCTCAACGGCAAGATGCTCACCGGTCGCGACGCAGCGCACAAGCGCATGGTGGAAATGCTGAACAAGGGTGAAACCTTGCCGGTGGACCTCAAGGGTCGCTTCATCTACTACGTCGGCCCGGTCGATCCGGTGGGCGACGAAGTGGTGGGCCCGGCCGGCCCGACCACGGCCACGCGGATGGACAAGTTCACCCGCCAGATCCTCGAGCAGACCGGCCTGTTGGGCATGATCGGCAAATCCGAGCGCGGCCCGACCGCCATCGAAGCGATCAAGGACAACAAGGCGGTCTACCTGATGGCCGTCGGCGGTGCTGCTTACCTGGTGGCCCAGGCGATCAAGAAATCCAAGGTCTTGGCCTTCGCCGAGCTGGGGATGGAAGCGATCTACGAGTTCGAGGTCAAGGACATGCCAGTGACCGTTGCGGTCGATAGCAAAGGCGAATCGGTGCACATCACCGGCCCAGCCATCTGGCAGAAGAAGATCAGCGACAGCCTGGCGGTCGAAGTGCAGTAA